TCGTCTTCTCGTCGAACATCCGGTCGTAGTAGAACCCGATCAAAAGATACGAGCACAGACCCACCCCCTCCCAGCCCACGAACACCACCGGCAGGGACGCCCCCAGGACCAGGGTCAGCATCATCGCCATGAACAGGTTCAGGTACGCGAAGAACCGCGCGAACGCCGCCTGCGGCTCGTGCTCCATGTAGCCGACCGAGTACACGTGGATCAGGAACCCCACCCCCGTCACCACCAGCAGCATCACCGCCGACAGCGGGTCGAGGGTGTAGGCCCAGTCGACGGTCAGCTCCTCGCCGCTGGCGGCGCGGCCCATCGGCATCCAGGCGTAGAGGGTCCGGGTGACGCGATGCGCGTGCGGGTCGACCGTCAGGCCGGGCGCCGACGCCATGCTCTCGACACCGTTCAGGGAGACGATGGCGCCGAGGGACAGGAGAAACGCCAGGAGGACCGCCCCGCAGGCGATCCCCGCGACCGCCTTCTTCGGCAGGAAACGGGCCCCCAGGAGGCCGTTCAGCACGAACCCCAGCGCCGGCAGGATCGGCAGGACCCAGATCAATCCGAGAAGCGCCACGCTCCCGCCCTCAGCCCTTCATGATGTGGACCTGGTCCACGTAGACGGTGTCCCGGTTGCGGTACAGGGCCAGCACCACCGCGAGCCCGACCGCCACCTCTCCCGCCGCCACCGCGATGGTGAACACGCTGAACACCTGTCCGACCATGTTGTGCAGACGCAGACCGAAGGCTATGAAATTGATGTTGGCGGCGTTCATCATCAGCTCGATCGACATGAGGATGATGATGGCGTTGCGCCGGGTCAGGACACCTGCGACGCCGACCGAGAACAGCAGCAGGCTGAACACCAGGGCGTGGTGGGGCGGGATCGGCACCGCGGTCTCCTCAGTACTTCTGGCGCGCCAGGACGATAGCGCCGATCATCGCCACGAGCAGGAGGATCGAGGCGATCTCGAACGGCAGCAGGTAGTCGCTGTACAGGGCATACCCGATCTGCTGGAGGTTGCCCCCCTGAGCCGCCAGGTCGTGTCCCGAGGCGTAGCCGGGACGGAGCCCGCCCGACACCGCGACGTACAGGAGCAGGATCGTGGCGGCCGCCGCCACGACGGCGGAGACCGTGGCGTGAACGCGGACGCGCGGCCCGAGCGCGTCCTTCAGGTTCACCAGCATGATGACGAACAGGAACAGGACCACGATGCCGCCGGCGTAGACGAACACCTGCACCGCCGCCACGAACTCCGCCCGCAGCAGGACGTACACACCCGCCACGCACAGGAAGGTCAGCACCAGATAGATGGCGGAGTGCACCACGTTGCGGCTCCAGATCACCATCACGGCCGACAGGAGCGCCACCGACGCCAGGATGTAGAAGATCGCGGCCGTCACGCCTACTCCTTGTAATCCTTCGGGTCGACCCCGTTCAGGAGGATCTTGAGGGGGGCCACGAACGGCTCCCTCTTGTAGTCGGCCATCTCGTAATCGTGCGACATGTAGATCGCCGTGAGCGGCTTCGTCGGGCAGGGATCGACGCACAGCCCGCAGAAGCAGCAGCGCTCGTAGTTGATCTCGAACGACACCAGGCGTTTCCCCTTGCCGTCCGGCTTCTTCTCCGAGACGATGTGGATGCAGTCGTCCGGGCAGACCGTCTCGCAGAGATGGCAGGCGATGCACAGCTCCTCGGCGGACTCCGGGTGGTAGCGCAGGCGGGGCACGCCACGGAAGCGGGGCGACAGCTCGACCCTCTCTTTGGGATACTCGACCGTGATGTGCGGCCGGAACTGGTTCTTGAGCGTCACCCAGAGGCCGACCCACAGCTCGAGCAGGAGGAAGGTCTTCAGCAGCTGCTTGAGCTCGCTCGTGCGCGGGGTCTCGATCGGCCGGGTCACAGCGCTCATCGTCGCACCCTCATCATCATCTCCCGGAGAAGACCAGGATCCCGAGTCCCGTCCCGACCACGTTCACGATCGACAGCGGGATGAGCCACTTCCATCCGAGGTTCATGAGCTGGTCGTAGCGGTAGCGCGGGTAGGTCCCCCGGAGCCAGATGTACAGGAAAAGGAAGAGCGACACCTTCAGGAAGAACCAGAAGGCCCCGGACACCACCGGCACGCTCAGACCGGCCAGTCCTCCGACATCCAGGACCGCCAGCGTGATGCCGGCGACCAGGCCGATCACCGTCCCGGCGGCCATCGGCGGGAGACCGCGCCCCGTCTTCAGCCCGAACAGCCATCCCGCGAAAGCGCCCAGCGTCACGGGCAGGAGGACCAGCCAGCCGTTCTCCAGCCATTGAAGCGACGCCACGTTCGGGAACGGCCGCAGCCAGCCGCCGAAGAACAGGATCGTGACGATCGACGACACCACGATCATGTTCGTGTACTCCGCCAGGAAGAAGAAGGCGAACTTCATGCCGCTGTACTCGGTGTGGAAGCCGGCGACCAGCTCTGCCTCAGCCTCCGGCAGGTCGAACGGCACCCGGTTCGTCTCGGCGATCGCGGCGATGAAGTAGCAGAAGAACCCGACGATCTGCGGCAGGACGTACCACACCCCGGCCGTCCTCTGCGCTTCGACGATGCCGACCATGGACGCGGTCCCGGCCATCATCATGACACCGATCACCGCGAATCCGAGCGGCACCTCGTAGGAGATCATCTGCGCCGACGAGCGCAG
This genomic window from Candidatus Dormiibacterota bacterium contains:
- the nuoK gene encoding NADH-quinone oxidoreductase subunit NuoK — translated: MPIPPHHALVFSLLLFSVGVAGVLTRRNAIIILMSIELMMNAANINFIAFGLRLHNMVGQVFSVFTIAVAAGEVAVGLAVVLALYRNRDTVYVDQVHIMKG
- a CDS encoding complex I subunit 1 family protein, whose protein sequence is MDPSFIQQILIPTAQILVVVMVLPLLIAYLQLVERKVLGFMQARLAPRRVGWHGLLQPIADAVKLLIKEDIIPEKSDRFLFTLAPIVTVIPALAALAVIPFAGASFTFYGYEVRPFITDVNVALLYLLAISSLGIYGIILGGWASNSKYSLLGALRSSAQMISYEVPLGFAVIGVMMMAGTASMVGIVEAQRTAGVWYVLPQIVGFFCYFIAAIAETNRVPFDLPEAEAELVAGFHTEYSGMKFAFFFLAEYTNMIVVSSIVTILFFGGWLRPFPNVASLQWLENGWLVLLPVTLGAFAGWLFGLKTGRGLPPMAAGTVIGLVAGITLAVLDVGGLAGLSVPVVSGAFWFFLKVSLFLFLYIWLRGTYPRYRYDQLMNLGWKWLIPLSIVNVVGTGLGILVFSGR
- a CDS encoding NADH-quinone oxidoreductase subunit J; its protein translation is MTAAIFYILASVALLSAVMVIWSRNVVHSAIYLVLTFLCVAGVYVLLRAEFVAAVQVFVYAGGIVVLFLFVIMLVNLKDALGPRVRVHATVSAVVAAAATILLLYVAVSGGLRPGYASGHDLAAQGGNLQQIGYALYSDYLLPFEIASILLLVAMIGAIVLARQKY
- a CDS encoding NADH-quinone oxidoreductase subunit I, with the translated sequence MSAVTRPIETPRTSELKQLLKTFLLLELWVGLWVTLKNQFRPHITVEYPKERVELSPRFRGVPRLRYHPESAEELCIACHLCETVCPDDCIHIVSEKKPDGKGKRLVSFEINYERCCFCGLCVDPCPTKPLTAIYMSHDYEMADYKREPFVAPLKILLNGVDPKDYKE